One window of the Trifolium pratense cultivar HEN17-A07 linkage group LG2, ARS_RC_1.1, whole genome shotgun sequence genome contains the following:
- the LOC123910078 gene encoding general transcription and DNA repair factor IIH subunit TFB1-1-like, which yields MFNYMTLLNWVCSQELLRHFWSSYLVTTQSLVNKARRLKDAISQIDTKLEEIKVSEIKVSAQSDLRHQVSLVVHPKHQALEAALVHYGADDKKRNAKRAKAKWLCLGEWYVYVHFQHYAITI from the exons ATGTTCAATTACATGACACTCTTG AATTGGGTTTGCAGCCAGGAATTACTGAGGCACTTTTGGTCTTCCTATCTAGTAACAACACAAAGCCTTGTTAATAAG GCCAGAAGACTGAAAGATGCCATATCACAAATAGATACCAAACTTGAG GAAATAAAGGTATCTGAAATAAAGGTATCTGCACAGTCAGACCTGCGGCACCAGGTTTCCCTTGTTGTCCATCCAAAGCACCAG GCTTTGGAAGCTGCCTTGGTACATTACGGTGCTGACGATAAGAAAAGAAATGCTAAAAGGGCCAAAGCCAAATGGTTATGTTTAGGAGAATGGTATGTCTATGTGCACTTCCAGCATTATGCCATAACAATTTAG